One window of Anaerolineales bacterium genomic DNA carries:
- the cofC gene encoding 2-phospho-L-lactate guanylyltransferase: MSLWAILPVKPLRRGKSRLAGALTEEERAALNQELLERTLRILSELKELDEVLVVSRDTHALTIARNHGAKTVQEDGQPHLNTALTRASVVAQVHATQGVLVLPVDLPLLTADDVLALIDRAAKPPVVVIAPDRHHRGTNALLMVPAGQIEYEFGEGSFQRHCERAIQSGARLEVVELPSLGLDLDDPEDLELIRKLEAQKV; the protein is encoded by the coding sequence ATGTCACTTTGGGCGATCCTGCCTGTTAAACCCCTTAGGCGCGGCAAGTCCCGCCTCGCCGGAGCCCTGACGGAAGAGGAACGCGCGGCGTTGAACCAGGAACTGCTGGAGCGCACGCTTCGCATTCTTTCGGAATTAAAAGAATTGGATGAAGTCCTTGTGGTCAGCCGGGATACTCATGCGCTGACCATCGCCCGCAATCACGGCGCGAAGACCGTGCAGGAAGACGGACAGCCGCATTTGAATACCGCGCTTACACGCGCCTCCGTCGTGGCACAAGTCCATGCAACGCAGGGAGTTTTGGTACTGCCGGTCGACCTGCCCCTGCTTACCGCAGATGATGTTCTGGCCTTGATCGACCGCGCAGCAAAGCCGCCCGTGGTGGTCATCGCGCCGGACAGGCATCACCGCGGGACGAATGCATTGTTGATGGTGCCCGCCGGGCAGATCGAATACGAATTCGGAGAAGGTTCCTTCCAGCGGCACTGCGAACGCGCGATCCAATCGGGAGCAAGACTCGAAGTGGTGGAATTACCTTCCCTTGGGCTCGATCTCGATGATCCGGAGGATTTGGAACTCATCCGGAAATTGGAAGCGCAAAAAGTATAG
- a CDS encoding nitroreductase family protein — MTNTIDLLTFLRTRRSVRRFKPDPVPDSVIREILHAATFAPSAHNRQPWRFVVLTDQRMKTSLARAMEAEFARDLEKDGLSSETIKKRLDRSRERMTNAPVVILLCVDMTEMDVYPDSNRRKAEYIIATQSAANAGMQLLLAAHAEGLGGVWVCSPMFAQKTVQEALNISLAWEPQAMILLGYPLEIPAARDRKPLDEITKFITDIEAKIP; from the coding sequence TTGACGAACACGATTGACCTGCTCACTTTTTTGCGGACCCGCCGCTCCGTCCGCCGCTTCAAACCGGACCCGGTACCCGATTCGGTCATCCGCGAGATTCTCCACGCTGCAACCTTCGCTCCCTCCGCCCACAACCGCCAACCCTGGCGCTTCGTCGTTTTGACCGATCAGAGGATGAAAACCAGCCTCGCCCGCGCCATGGAAGCGGAATTCGCACGAGACCTCGAAAAAGACGGTCTTTCCAGCGAAACAATAAAAAAACGACTCGATCGTTCCCGTGAAAGGATGACAAACGCCCCAGTTGTCATCCTGCTTTGCGTGGACATGACCGAAATGGATGTCTACCCCGATTCCAACCGCAGGAAAGCCGAATACATCATCGCAACGCAATCTGCGGCGAATGCAGGGATGCAGCTGCTCCTTGCGGCTCATGCAGAGGGGCTTGGCGGGGTCTGGGTGTGCAGTCCGATGTTTGCGCAGAAAACGGTCCAAGAGGCTTTGAATATTTCCTTAGCCTGGGAACCTCAAGCGATGATCCTGCTGGGCTATCCGCTTGAAATCCCGGCAGCGCGAGATAGAAAGCCATTGGATGAAATTACCAAATTCATAACTGACATCGAAGCGAAAATACCATGA
- a CDS encoding TIGR03618 family F420-dependent PPOX class oxidoreductase, whose product MPFPEKFLDLFDPKSKAILFLATVNSEGIPQVTPVWFDHDGEHILINTNEGRVKDRNMKNQPDVAMAIQDPNDPYRYLGIRGRVVSFTREGADEHIHKLSMRYHNKPWKYREGQKRIIFKIEPVSFDEHD is encoded by the coding sequence ATGCCTTTCCCCGAAAAATTCCTCGATCTTTTCGACCCAAAGTCCAAAGCCATATTATTTCTCGCCACCGTCAACTCGGAAGGTATTCCACAAGTCACCCCGGTCTGGTTCGACCACGATGGCGAACACATCCTTATCAACACAAATGAAGGGCGCGTAAAAGACCGCAACATGAAAAACCAGCCCGATGTCGCCATGGCGATCCAGGACCCGAACGATCCCTATCGGTATCTTGGGATTCGCGGCAGGGTCGTATCCTTCACACGCGAAGGCGCCGACGAACACATCCACAAGCTCTCGATGCGTTACCACAACAAGCCCTGGAAATACCGCGAAGGACAGAAGCGGATCATATTCAAGATCGAACCGGTTTCCTTTGACGAACACGATTGA
- the npdG gene encoding NADPH-dependent F420 reductase yields MEETQLLLKIAILGGTGKEGSGLALRWARAGYFVIIGSRSAERADQSAYEINQQLGMLNTQGMDNESACRAADIVVLTVPPEAQIHTLEKVKDVLAGKILVDATARVDAKDPKPPAGRSAAREAQDLLGSEVRVVAAFQNVPAHALKKLDSELASDVMVCGDDPDARAQVVKLAEAAGMQAYEAGGLDNGIIVEGLTALIIAMNKRYKSKVGGIRVSGINKESESSEQNKK; encoded by the coding sequence ATGGAAGAAACCCAGTTGCTATTAAAAATTGCCATCCTCGGCGGAACCGGAAAGGAAGGTTCAGGGTTGGCGTTGCGTTGGGCGCGCGCCGGATATTTCGTCATCATCGGTTCCCGATCCGCCGAACGCGCCGACCAGTCTGCTTATGAGATCAACCAACAATTAGGGATGCTGAACACCCAGGGAATGGATAATGAGTCCGCCTGCCGCGCGGCGGACATTGTCGTTCTTACCGTCCCGCCTGAGGCGCAAATCCATACACTTGAAAAAGTGAAAGACGTGCTCGCGGGAAAAATCCTGGTGGATGCCACAGCCCGGGTGGACGCAAAAGACCCCAAACCGCCCGCGGGGCGTTCAGCTGCGCGTGAGGCGCAAGACCTGCTCGGTTCCGAAGTGCGCGTCGTGGCTGCTTTCCAAAATGTGCCCGCCCATGCCCTGAAAAAACTGGATTCAGAACTGGCGAGCGACGTCATGGTCTGCGGCGATGACCCTGATGCGCGCGCACAAGTGGTGAAACTTGCCGAGGCGGCGGGGATGCAGGCGTACGAAGCGGGAGGGCTGGATAACGGCATTATTGTCGAAGGGCTCACCGCGCTCATCATCGCCATGAACAAACGCTATAAATCCAAGGTAGGCGGGATTCGCGTCAGCGGAATAAACAAAGAGAGCGAATCATCCGAACAGAATAAAAAATAA
- the cofE gene encoding coenzyme F420-0:L-glutamate ligase, with amino-acid sequence MSQLVLTPLKNIPLIRQGDNLADILVNALPDTDLELRNNDIFVVAQKIISKSEGRMVNLADITPSSRAMELVPQVEKDPRLIELILRESKEVMRVRKDVIVVEHRLGFVCANAGIDHSNVKGEGNVDEEYVLLLPQDPDASAQKLRYEIKQLANKDVGVMIIDSHGRAWRNGTVGICIGLSGIPALVDERGWKDLFGYTLKATVVGVADELAAAASLVMGQAAEGTPVIHARGFPYPLGDGSLKELIRPKKMDMFR; translated from the coding sequence GTGTCGCAACTCGTTCTCACCCCCCTGAAGAATATCCCGCTCATCCGCCAAGGCGACAACCTGGCGGATATTCTTGTTAATGCCCTGCCAGATACGGATCTGGAATTAAGAAATAATGATATTTTTGTCGTTGCCCAGAAGATCATCAGCAAATCCGAGGGGCGGATGGTCAACCTTGCAGACATCACCCCTTCTTCCCGCGCAATGGAACTCGTGCCGCAGGTTGAAAAGGATCCGCGCCTCATCGAATTGATCCTGAGGGAAAGCAAAGAAGTGATGCGGGTGCGCAAGGATGTCATCGTTGTCGAACATCGCCTTGGGTTTGTGTGCGCAAACGCGGGAATCGACCATTCCAATGTAAAAGGCGAAGGGAATGTCGATGAGGAATACGTCCTGCTCCTGCCGCAGGACCCGGATGCATCCGCACAGAAATTAAGGTACGAGATCAAACAATTAGCGAATAAGGATGTCGGCGTAATGATCATCGACTCGCACGGGCGTGCATGGCGCAACGGGACAGTCGGGATTTGCATCGGTTTGAGCGGAATCCCCGCCCTTGTGGACGAAAGAGGCTGGAAGGACCTTTTTGGGTACACCCTCAAAGCCACCGTCGTCGGGGTGGCGGATGAACTCGCCGCCGCCGCTTCCCTCGTGATGGGTCAAGCCGCCGAAGGCACACCCGTCATTCATGCGCGGGGCTTTCCCTATCCCCTTGGTGACGGCTCACTCAAGGAACTCATCCGTCCCAAAAAAATGGATATGTTCCGTTGA
- a CDS encoding 2-phospho-L-lactate transferase, with translation MNIVALAGGVGGAKLAHGLAQSLKAEELTIIVNTGDDFEHLGLYICPDLDTVCYTLAGLANPETGWGRAGETWNFMENLEKLGGASWFRLGDKDMATHLERSRKLKEGESLSQITEDFCAAWGIKLKVLPMSDSPVRTMVNTDEGELAFQEYFVHRRCEPRVKGFRFDGVYGAGPSSGAKEALDSADAVIICPSNPWVSIDPILKVVKEINKPVVAISPIIGGTAVKGPAAKMYAEMGIEPSALAVASHYRNIASGFVLDNMDRELDAGIKNIIMKTLVTDTLMKTAEDRVRLAKDVLHFIGSL, from the coding sequence ATGAATATCGTCGCACTTGCAGGCGGAGTCGGCGGCGCGAAACTCGCGCACGGGCTGGCGCAATCCCTTAAAGCGGAGGAATTAACCATAATCGTCAACACCGGCGACGATTTCGAACACCTGGGTTTGTATATCTGCCCGGATCTCGACACGGTTTGTTATACGCTGGCAGGGCTGGCAAACCCAGAAACAGGATGGGGGCGCGCCGGTGAAACCTGGAATTTCATGGAGAATCTCGAAAAACTAGGCGGAGCATCCTGGTTTCGCCTGGGCGATAAGGACATGGCGACCCACCTCGAGCGTTCACGCAAACTAAAAGAAGGCGAATCTCTTTCGCAAATCACGGAAGATTTTTGCGCCGCATGGGGTATAAAACTCAAAGTTCTACCGATGTCAGACTCGCCAGTGCGGACGATGGTTAATACCGATGAGGGCGAATTGGCTTTTCAGGAGTACTTTGTCCACAGACGGTGCGAACCCAGGGTCAAAGGTTTCAGGTTTGACGGAGTCTACGGAGCGGGCCCCTCATCGGGCGCGAAAGAAGCGCTCGATTCGGCGGACGCGGTCATTATCTGCCCGTCGAATCCCTGGGTGAGCATCGATCCGATCCTCAAGGTCGTCAAGGAAATAAATAAACCAGTCGTCGCCATCTCCCCCATCATCGGCGGGACCGCGGTAAAAGGACCCGCCGCCAAAATGTACGCTGAAATGGGAATCGAACCTTCGGCGCTGGCTGTCGCAAGCCATTATCGCAACATCGCTTCGGGCTTTGTGTTAGATAATATGGACCGGGAGTTGGATGCCGGGATCAAAAATATAATAATGAAAACACTCGTCACAGATACGCTCATGAAAACCGCTGAAGACCGTGTGCGGCTGGCGAAGGATGTGCTACACTTTATCGGGAGTCTATAA